One Prunus dulcis chromosome 8, ALMONDv2, whole genome shotgun sequence DNA window includes the following coding sequences:
- the LOC117636927 gene encoding L-type lectin-domain containing receptor kinase S.6, with protein sequence MHSSHPFLIWVLFVLFVNHICPSISVPFSPATNNVTLSGDAYINNNAISLTHSLTTCPSSSSSSSTTSGIGRAFYAYPIRFLDSKTNATASFLCRFSFSITQSSQLCSCGDGIAFVITPDVDSLSSSRGYMGLPEPTSASKESFFAVEFDTRFDPMVGDINGNHIGIDVNTVVSVASVDVVSKGIDLISGREITAWIEYRDAIKMIRVWVGYSSTRPPTPLLVAQIDLSKQFKEFMRVGFSASNGQGSSIHVVDRWKFKTFGSLPPGIPMNAVEEGDCFMCSSPEDSSINSGLVDLSHERKTKMVEMALGLGGLAAFLFSIFAFLFVICFMCVKRRKVIARRSREGQTCRVEAKRVPTSLSLAEIRSATRGFNRNRVVGEGASAKVYKGSLPSGGEVAVKRFERADKIGYLRSPFTTEFATMVGCLRHKNLVQLHGWCCEGNELVLVYELMPNGSLNKILHKSFNSSVVLSWKQRLNIVLGVASALAYLHEECERQIIHRDVKTCNIMLDADFNAKLGDFGLAEVYEHSSIARDATIPAGTMGYLAPEYVYSGVPTVKTDVYSFGVVVLEVATGRKPVEDDGTVVVDWVWGMWENGKLIEAADRRLMGKFNMVEMERTLMTGLACVHPNHVRRPTMKEAARILKGEAPLPVLPASKPRVNLLPVFPDDSEEIPNFCGLRPSLELEDVQYLTPKSHFGKD encoded by the coding sequence ATGCATTCATCTCATCCTTTTCTCATCTGGGTCCTTTTCGTTCTCTTCGTTAACCACATATGCCCTTCAATTTCTGTCCCATTCTCGCCTGCAACAAACAATGTCACGCTCTCAGGTGACGCTTACATCAACAACAATGCCATTAgcctcactcactcactcaccaCCTgcccctcttcttcttcttcttcttctactacTTCTGGGATTGGAAGAGCCTTTTATGCCTACCCAATTCGGTTTCTTGATTCTAAAACCAATGCCACTGCTTCTTTCTTGTGCCGCTTCTCTTTCTCAATCACACAAAGTTCCCAATTGTGTTCTTGTGGAGATGGCATTGCCTTTGTTATCACCCCTGATGTGGATTCTCTCAGTTCCTCTAGAGGGTACATGGGCCTTCCAGAGCCAACGTCAGCTTCAAAAGAATCATTCTTTGCTGTGGAATTTGATACCAGATTTGACCCTATGGTTGGTGACATCAATGGGAACCATATTGGCATTGATGTAAACACAGTTGTTTCTGTAGCTTCTGTTGACGTTGTTTCAAaaggaattgatttgataagTGGGAGAGAGATTACTGCTTGGATTGagtacagagatgcaatcaaGATGATCCGGGTTTGGGTCGGGTATTCGTCAACGAGGCCTCCAACTCCTCTCCTTGTTGCTCAGATTGATCTCTCCAAGCAATTCAAGGAGTTCATGCGTGTTGGGTTTTCTGCTTCTAATGGGCAGGGCTCTTCAATTCACGTTgttgacaggtggaaattcAAGACTTTTGGGTCTCTTCCACCTGGGATTCCTATGAATGCTGTTGAAGAAGGGGACTGTTTCATGTGCTCTTCACCAGAAGATTCAAGTATCAACAGCGGCCTTGTTGATCTTTCtcatgaaagaaaaacaaagatggTGGAGATGGCTCTTGGGTTGGGAGGTTTAGCTGCATTTCTCTTCTCTATATttgcatttctttttgttatttgttttatgtGTGTGAAGAGGAGAAAGGTCATTGCCAGAAGGAGCAGAGAAGGCCAAACTTGTAGAGTTGAGGCAAAAAGAGTTCCAACAAGTTTGTCACTTGCAGAGATAAGATCAGCTACAAGGGGATTTAACCGAAACAGAGTTGTTGGGGAAGGGGCATCAGCTAAGGTTTATAAAGGGTCTCTGCCATCTGGTGGAGAAGTGGCAGTCAAGAGGTTTGAGAGGGCTGATAAGATTGGTTATCTGCGGAGTCCTTTTACTACTGAGTTTGCAACTATGGTGGGTTGTTTGCGACACAAGAATCTGGTTCAGCTTCATGGATGGTGCTGTGAGGGTAATGAGTTAGTCCTGGTATATGAGCTCATGCCAAATGGAAGCCTTAACAAAATTCTCCACAAAAGCTTCAATTCCTCTGTTGTTCTATCCTGGAAGCAAAGACTTAATATAGTTCTTGGAGTTGCTTCTGCTCTTGCATACCTTCACGAGGAGTGTGAGAGGCAAATAATACATAGAGATGTTAAGACTTGCAACATAATGCTTGATGCAGATTTTAATGCTAAACTTGGGGATTTTGGTCTAGCAGAAGTGTACGAACATAGTTCCATTGCAAGAGACGCAACTATACCAGCTGGGACAATGGGATATCTTGCTCCTGAATATGTTTATTCAGGTGTTCCAACTGTTAAAACTGatgtttatagctttggtGTGGTGGTGTTAGAGGTGGCAACAGGGAGAAAGCCGGTGGAGGATGATGGAACAGTGGTTGTTGATTGGGTTTGGGGCATGTGGGAAAATGGGAAACTGATTGAAGCTGCTGATCGGAGATTGATGGGGAAGTTCAATATGGTAGAGATGGAAAGAACGCTGATGACTGGACTTGCTTGTGTGCACCCAAACCATGTGAGGAGGCCAACAATGAAGGAAGCAGCGAGGATTCTTAAAGGTGAAGCGCCACTTCCTGTGTTGCCAGCAAGCAAACCAAGAGTGAACCTTTTGCCTGTTTTTCCTGATGATTCTGAAGAAATCCCAAATTTTTGTGGTCTTCGGCCCAGTCTTGAACTCGAGGATGTACAATATTTGACCCCCAAGAGCCACTTTGGCAAGGATTAG